The following coding sequences are from one Tachysurus vachellii isolate PV-2020 chromosome 7, HZAU_Pvac_v1, whole genome shotgun sequence window:
- the stard3nl gene encoding STARD3 N-terminal-like protein: MASQCSSVDSRATARCVGSVNSTPVCTRIDSYDGVEKKCISDLRRTFCLFVTFDLLFITLLWIIELNVNGGIQEQLKKEVLQYDYHSSFFDIFLLAVFRFAALILAYAVCRLRHWWAIAITTLITSGFLIAKVIISKLLSQGTFGYLLPITSFILVWLETWLLDFKVLPQEAVDENRYLTIQSISERAPLIMPGPHSDGPFYSPPESVADSDEDQDDKQDLEKPIV, encoded by the exons ATGGCCAGTCAGTGCAGCAGTGTGGACTCGAGAGCCACAGCAAGGTGTGTGGGCTCCGTCAACTCCACCCCCGTGTGCACCCGCATTGATTCCTATGATGGCGTGGAAAAGAAGTGCATCTCTGACCTCCGAAGAACCTTCTGCCTGtttgtgacctttgaccttctCTTCATCACTCTGCTCTGGATCATTGAGCTCAAT GTCAATGGAGGAATACAGGAACAGTTGAAAAAGGAGGTGCTCCAATACGACTACCACAGTTccttttttgacattttt CTATTGGCTGTGTTCCGTTTTGCCGCCTTGATCCTGGCGTATGCTGTCTGTAGACTTCGCCACTGGTGGGCCATCGCG ataACAACGTTGATCACCAGTGGTTTCTTAATTGCAAAAGTGATTATATCAAAG CTGCTGTCTCAGGGGACATTCGGTTACCTGCTTCCCATCACCTCGTTTATCCTGGTGTGGCTAGAGACATGGCTTCTAGACTTCAAAGTTCTGCCACAGGAAGCCGTTGATGAAAACA GGTATCTAACAATACAGAGTATCTCAGAGAGAGCTCCACTCATCATGCCAGGGCCTCACTCAGATGGACCGTTCTACTCACCACCAGAGTCTGTTGCAG ATTCTGATGAAGATCAGGATGACAAGCAGGACCTTGAGAAACCCATCGTCTAG